From a region of the Latilactobacillus sakei genome:
- a CDS encoding PspC domain-containing protein, whose protein sequence is MAQKRLYKSRDNRMISGVMGGIAEYFNVDATLVRVLYCLFSIFSAAFPGIVVYIILALVIPERPSQTRRDSHDEWSEY, encoded by the coding sequence ATGGCACAAAAGAGATTATATAAATCAAGAGATAACCGGATGATTTCCGGTGTAATGGGTGGGATAGCAGAATACTTCAATGTTGACGCGACATTGGTTCGAGTGCTCTACTGTTTGTTCTCAATCTTCTCAGCAGCTTTCCCAGGGATTGTCGTCTATATTATCTTGGCCCTCGTTATTCCGGAACGGCCAAGTCAAACGCGTCGCGATTCTCATGATGAATGGAGTGAATATTAA
- a CDS encoding HPr kinase/phosphorylase codes for MADSVSMERLVTDLKLQVYSGEAHLKEKTVTLSDISRPGLELTGYFNYYPYERIQLFGMTEVSFTQNMTAEERLMIMRRMASENTPCFLISRSLEPPKEMLQAAEESGIPVLGSNLSTTRLSSLVTDYLDGQLAERRSMHGVLVDIYGLGVLITGDSGVGKSETALELVKRGHRLIADDRVDVYQQDERTVVGEAPMILRHLLEIRGIGIIDVMNLFGAGAVRADTSISLIVHLQNWSQDKKYDRLGSDTEEQMIFDVPVPKITVPVKVGRNLAIIIEVAAMNFRAKSMGYDATKTFEANLGKLIESNSDDEN; via the coding sequence ATGGCGGATAGTGTTTCAATGGAAAGATTAGTGACGGACCTTAAGTTACAAGTGTACTCAGGGGAAGCTCATTTAAAAGAGAAAACAGTGACGTTGAGTGATATCTCTCGTCCGGGACTCGAATTAACTGGTTATTTTAATTATTACCCATACGAACGAATTCAATTATTTGGGATGACGGAAGTTTCCTTTACGCAAAATATGACGGCGGAAGAACGCTTAATGATTATGCGGCGAATGGCCTCTGAAAATACGCCTTGTTTCTTAATTTCGCGTAGTTTAGAACCACCTAAGGAAATGTTACAAGCAGCTGAAGAATCAGGCATTCCAGTATTGGGATCAAACCTATCAACAACGCGTCTTTCAAGTTTAGTGACGGATTATTTGGATGGTCAATTGGCTGAACGGCGCTCAATGCATGGCGTGCTTGTCGATATCTACGGCCTAGGGGTGCTTATCACAGGCGATTCTGGTGTTGGGAAGAGTGAAACTGCACTCGAATTGGTTAAACGGGGCCACCGTTTAATCGCCGATGATCGGGTTGATGTGTACCAACAAGATGAACGGACGGTTGTTGGTGAAGCACCAATGATTTTACGGCACTTACTTGAAATTCGGGGAATTGGCATTATCGATGTTATGAACCTCTTTGGGGCCGGTGCTGTAAGGGCTGATACATCAATTTCATTGATTGTTCATTTACAAAACTGGTCACAAGATAAGAAGTACGATCGTCTTGGTTCCGATACAGAAGAACAAATGATTTTCGATGTGCCGGTACCTAAGATCACGGTGCCCGTTAAGGTTGGACGTAACTTGGCCATCATCATTGAAGTTGCAGCGATGAACTTTAGAGCCAAATCAATGGGCTATGATGCAACGAAGACTTTCGAAGCGAACTTAGGCAAGTTAATCGAATCTAATTCTGACGACGAAAACTAA
- a CDS encoding prolipoprotein diacylglyceryl transferase: MNLILGVLNPIALQLGPLAIHWYGVIIASGVVLAVVLALREATRRNVSEDDILNLILWALPFALIGARLYYVIFEWSYYQANPSEIIKIWHGGIAIYGGLIAATIVFIIYCRKHFLSPWLVLDIAAPTVMIAQAIGRWGNFMNQEAFGAKTTLHFLQTLHLPNWVTEQMLIDGAYRQPTFLYESTWNVLGFIIIMSVRHRQGWFKQGEILLSYVAWYAFGRFFVEGMRTDSLFIGPLRVSQILSLVLFFGAIGLWIWRRKQQPLPDYLEGNTLRSAVK; the protein is encoded by the coding sequence GTGAACCTAATATTAGGTGTTTTAAATCCGATTGCCCTACAATTAGGGCCGTTGGCAATTCATTGGTACGGCGTGATCATTGCTAGTGGTGTCGTATTGGCCGTCGTGTTGGCCTTGCGCGAAGCTACACGACGTAATGTTAGTGAAGATGATATTTTGAATTTAATTTTATGGGCCTTACCGTTTGCCTTAATCGGGGCGCGGCTGTATTATGTGATTTTTGAATGGTCCTATTACCAAGCTAATCCAAGTGAAATTATTAAAATCTGGCACGGGGGGATTGCGATATATGGTGGTTTAATTGCCGCAACAATTGTGTTCATCATCTATTGTCGCAAGCATTTCTTGTCGCCATGGTTGGTTTTGGATATCGCGGCGCCAACGGTCATGATTGCCCAAGCAATCGGGCGTTGGGGGAATTTTATGAACCAAGAGGCCTTCGGGGCTAAGACGACGTTGCACTTCCTACAGACGCTTCATTTGCCCAATTGGGTAACCGAACAGATGTTGATTGATGGGGCTTATCGCCAACCAACTTTCTTATATGAATCGACTTGGAATGTCTTAGGGTTTATAATCATTATGAGTGTCCGTCATCGTCAAGGCTGGTTTAAACAAGGTGAGATTTTATTGAGCTATGTTGCTTGGTACGCCTTTGGCCGCTTTTTCGTGGAAGGGATGCGGACCGATAGTTTATTTATCGGACCATTACGTGTGTCACAGATTCTATCACTCGTGTTATTCTTTGGCGCGATTGGGCTGTGGATCTGGCGGCGTAAACAACAGCCGTTACCCGACTACTTAGAAGGTAATACACTGCGTTCAGCAGTTAAATAA
- a CDS encoding NAD(P)H-dependent glycerol-3-phosphate dehydrogenase produces MTVNVAVLGAGSWGTILANLLVENGHHVELWGNDPEKVAEINEQHTNKHYLPEFKIDPRLHATLDLNEAFEAVDVVLFVIPTQVIRQVAAQIVPVLEAKGVKPVIVTASKGLEQGSHKRISEVLTETIPADVRNGIVVLSGPSHAEDVAMKDITTLTAASTDLVQAQWIQEIFMNDYFRLYTNTDVIGVEMGAALKNVIALGAGALHGLGYGDNTKAALMTRGLAEISRLGVAMGANPLTFIGLSGVGDLIVTGTSVHSRNWRTGNALGEGQKLDDVLENMGMVVEGVATCKAAYELAQQRSVDMPITNAIYNVLYRGCDIRTEIGNLMQRSGKPEIDFK; encoded by the coding sequence ATGACAGTTAATGTTGCAGTTTTAGGTGCCGGTTCATGGGGCACAATTTTAGCCAACTTATTAGTAGAAAATGGCCACCACGTTGAATTATGGGGGAATGATCCTGAGAAAGTAGCAGAGATTAACGAACAACACACTAACAAGCATTATTTACCCGAATTCAAGATTGACCCACGCTTACACGCAACTTTAGATTTAAACGAAGCGTTTGAAGCGGTGGACGTTGTTTTATTCGTTATTCCAACACAAGTGATTCGCCAAGTGGCAGCACAAATCGTACCAGTGCTAGAAGCCAAAGGGGTGAAACCCGTGATTGTCACCGCCTCAAAAGGGCTGGAACAAGGGAGTCATAAACGAATTTCAGAAGTTTTAACTGAAACTATTCCAGCCGATGTCCGCAATGGCATCGTCGTCTTATCAGGTCCTAGTCACGCTGAAGATGTTGCGATGAAGGATATTACCACTTTAACGGCTGCTTCAACTGATTTAGTGCAAGCCCAATGGATTCAAGAAATCTTCATGAACGATTACTTCCGCCTTTACACGAATACGGATGTCATTGGTGTTGAAATGGGGGCGGCTTTGAAAAACGTAATTGCTTTAGGCGCAGGTGCATTACATGGCTTGGGTTATGGCGATAACACGAAGGCCGCTTTAATGACACGGGGCCTAGCCGAAATTTCTCGTTTAGGAGTGGCCATGGGGGCTAATCCATTAACCTTCATCGGTTTATCTGGTGTTGGTGATTTAATTGTTACTGGGACCAGTGTGCATTCACGAAACTGGCGGACTGGTAATGCTTTAGGCGAAGGTCAAAAGCTAGACGACGTGCTTGAAAATATGGGGATGGTCGTTGAAGGGGTTGCCACCTGTAAGGCCGCTTATGAATTAGCACAACAACGCTCAGTTGATATGCCAATTACCAATGCAATCTACAATGTCCTTTATCGTGGTTGTGATATTCGCACTGAAATTGGCAACTTGATGCAACGTTCTGGTAAACCAGAAATTGATTTTAAATAG
- the trxB gene encoding thioredoxin-disulfide reductase, with translation MAKSYDVIVIGAGPGGMTAALYASRSNLSVLMLDRGIYGGQMNNTAEVENYPGFKSILGPELGEKMYASATQFGAEYGYGTVNSIEDKGEFKLVHTDEGDFQARAVIIATGSEHKKVGIPGEDEYGGRGVSYCAVCDGAFFKNKEVVVIGGGDSAIEEGLYLTQLASKVTVIHRRDQLRAQKILQDRAFANDKMAFVWNAQVKTIEGDDKKVTAVTYVDKESGETKEVPASGVFIYVGIDPMTSAFKDLGILTEAGWVKTDDHMATSVPGIFAIGDVREKDLRQITTAVGDGGIAGQEVFKYIQSI, from the coding sequence ATGGCTAAAAGTTATGATGTAATTGTAATCGGTGCTGGCCCCGGCGGGATGACCGCGGCGCTTTATGCATCACGTTCGAACCTATCTGTTTTAATGTTGGACCGAGGAATTTATGGCGGTCAAATGAATAATACGGCAGAGGTCGAAAACTATCCTGGCTTTAAGTCAATTTTGGGCCCCGAATTGGGCGAAAAAATGTATGCGAGTGCCACACAATTTGGTGCTGAATACGGTTATGGCACCGTTAATAGTATCGAAGATAAAGGTGAATTTAAATTAGTGCATACTGACGAAGGTGACTTCCAAGCACGGGCCGTGATTATCGCAACGGGTTCTGAACATAAGAAGGTTGGCATTCCTGGCGAAGACGAATATGGTGGCCGCGGGGTCTCATACTGTGCCGTCTGTGATGGTGCGTTCTTCAAGAACAAGGAAGTCGTTGTCATCGGTGGCGGTGACTCAGCGATTGAAGAAGGTCTTTATTTAACACAATTAGCTAGCAAAGTAACGGTCATTCACCGTCGTGATCAACTACGTGCGCAAAAGATTTTACAAGATCGTGCATTTGCTAACGATAAGATGGCCTTTGTCTGGAATGCACAAGTTAAAACGATTGAAGGCGACGATAAAAAAGTCACCGCTGTCACTTATGTTGATAAGGAAAGTGGCGAAACTAAAGAAGTCCCAGCAAGTGGGGTCTTCATCTACGTCGGGATTGATCCAATGACAAGTGCTTTCAAAGACCTAGGTATTTTAACGGAAGCCGGTTGGGTTAAAACCGACGACCACATGGCAACTAGTGTCCCCGGGATTTTTGCAATCGGTGATGTTCGTGAAAAGGACTTACGTCAAATTACAACAGCAGTCGGTGACGGCGGCATAGCCGGCCAAGAAGTCTTCAAATATATTCAAAGTATTTAA
- a CDS encoding phosphoglucomutase (catalyzes the interconversion of alpha-D-glucose 1-phosphate to alpha-D-glucose 6-phosphate), with protein sequence MSWQDNYAIWNKQTKMDLPLREALDNMANDEEALEKAFSVPMEFGTAGMRGLLGPGINCMNIYTVRQATEGLAQFMETLPEATKKRGVAISFDSRYQSETFAHEAARVLGQHQIPTFVFDALRPTPELSFTVRHLHTYAGIMITASHNPKQYNGYKIYGEDGAQMPPKESDLITSYIRQVSDLFAIEVADEMALREAGIMSLIGENVDQAYLAEVKKVTINQELVDTVGKTMSLIYTPLHGTGKVLGERALRQAGFEQFTMVAEQAVADPEFATTPFPNPEFPQTFDMAIELGKAQKADLLIATDPDADRLGAAVRQPDGSYQLMTGNQIASVLLRYILQASKDAGTLPANAAAVKSIVSTELATKIAASYNVKMIDVLTGFKFIAEQIQHFEDTNENTFMFGFEESYGYLVKPFVRDKDAIQTLVLLAEVAAYYKSNGKTLYDGIQELYAEYGYYAEQTTAIDFEGVNGPQQMADLMVKCREESPVDFAGIKVASAEDFQTQTQTFADGHTEPINLPTSNVLKYHLEDGTWIAIRPSGTEPKVKFYVGTSADDEATADLKLANFEKAIQALVK encoded by the coding sequence ATGAGCTGGCAAGATAATTATGCAATTTGGAATAAACAAACAAAAATGGATTTACCTTTACGAGAAGCATTAGACAATATGGCAAACGATGAAGAAGCGCTTGAAAAAGCCTTCAGCGTGCCAATGGAATTTGGGACAGCTGGTATGCGTGGCCTCTTAGGCCCTGGGATTAACTGCATGAATATTTATACAGTTCGTCAAGCGACAGAAGGCCTTGCCCAATTCATGGAAACTTTACCAGAAGCAACTAAAAAACGCGGGGTTGCGATTAGTTTTGATTCACGTTATCAATCAGAAACTTTTGCACACGAAGCAGCGCGTGTTTTAGGCCAACATCAAATTCCAACATTCGTTTTTGATGCTTTGCGCCCAACACCTGAATTATCATTTACGGTTCGTCACCTACATACGTATGCAGGGATTATGATTACCGCTAGCCACAATCCTAAACAATACAACGGCTACAAGATTTATGGTGAAGATGGTGCTCAAATGCCACCTAAGGAATCTGATTTGATTACAAGTTACATTCGTCAAGTATCAGATCTATTTGCAATCGAAGTTGCTGATGAAATGGCCTTACGTGAAGCTGGCATTATGTCGTTAATTGGTGAAAATGTTGATCAAGCTTACTTAGCCGAAGTTAAAAAAGTAACGATTAACCAAGAATTAGTGGATACTGTTGGTAAAACAATGTCATTAATTTACACACCACTTCATGGGACTGGGAAAGTCCTTGGCGAACGTGCTTTACGTCAAGCGGGCTTCGAACAATTCACAATGGTGGCCGAACAAGCCGTTGCTGATCCAGAATTTGCAACAACACCTTTCCCTAACCCAGAATTCCCGCAAACTTTTGATATGGCAATTGAGCTTGGAAAGGCGCAAAAAGCAGACCTTTTAATTGCGACTGATCCAGATGCCGATCGTCTCGGGGCTGCTGTGCGCCAACCAGATGGTAGCTATCAATTAATGACGGGAAATCAAATTGCATCGGTTTTACTGCGTTATATTTTACAAGCAAGTAAAGATGCTGGGACCTTACCAGCAAATGCTGCTGCGGTCAAATCAATCGTTTCAACAGAATTAGCCACTAAGATTGCGGCTAGTTATAATGTCAAAATGATTGATGTCTTAACAGGCTTCAAGTTTATTGCAGAACAAATCCAACATTTTGAAGATACAAACGAAAATACCTTCATGTTTGGTTTTGAAGAAAGTTACGGTTACTTGGTTAAACCATTTGTTCGTGATAAGGATGCCATCCAAACGTTGGTCCTATTAGCTGAAGTCGCAGCTTATTACAAATCAAACGGTAAGACATTGTACGACGGGATTCAAGAACTATACGCTGAATATGGCTACTATGCTGAACAAACGACAGCGATTGATTTTGAAGGTGTCAACGGGCCACAACAAATGGCTGACTTAATGGTTAAATGTCGTGAAGAAAGTCCCGTTGATTTTGCTGGCATCAAAGTTGCTTCAGCAGAAGACTTCCAAACCCAAACTCAAACGTTTGCTGATGGTCACACTGAACCAATTAATTTACCAACCTCAAATGTTTTGAAATACCACTTAGAAGATGGCACATGGATTGCCATTCGGCCAAGTGGCACAGAACCTAAGGTTAAATTCTACGTTGGGACTAGCGCTGATGATGAAGCAACGGCCGATTTGAAATTAGCTAACTTTGAAAAAGCAATTCAAGCCCTCGTTAAATAA
- a CDS encoding HD domain-containing protein — MGMHQYLQGLNNLETLNRAPGLFKYQEHSVAAHSFKVCEIAQLLGDIEEENGQTINWQVLYERALNHDYTERFIGDIKTPVKYATHELRAMLANVESSLTDNFINNEIPGFLQERYKRRLSEGKDETLEGQLLAVADKIDLLYESFGEIEKGNPENAFLEIFAESLKTIMQYQNLASAQYFIRKMLPDLLSEDFADRGKLTQLVRQTLSN; from the coding sequence ATGGGTATGCATCAGTATTTGCAAGGATTAAATAATTTGGAGACACTAAACCGGGCACCAGGCTTATTTAAGTACCAGGAACATTCCGTCGCAGCACATTCTTTTAAGGTTTGCGAGATTGCGCAGTTACTAGGGGATATCGAAGAAGAAAATGGTCAAACCATTAATTGGCAAGTTTTGTATGAGCGAGCGTTGAATCACGATTATACGGAGCGTTTTATTGGGGACATCAAAACGCCCGTTAAATATGCGACCCATGAGTTACGGGCAATGTTAGCCAATGTCGAAAGTTCTTTAACGGATAATTTCATTAATAATGAAATTCCCGGCTTTTTACAAGAACGCTATAAACGGCGTTTGAGTGAAGGGAAAGACGAAACCTTGGAAGGCCAATTGTTGGCAGTCGCTGATAAGATTGACTTGCTTTATGAATCATTTGGTGAGATTGAAAAGGGTAATCCGGAAAATGCCTTTTTGGAAATTTTCGCGGAAAGTTTAAAAACGATTATGCAATATCAAAATCTAGCTAGTGCGCAATATTTCATCCGAAAAATGCTGCCAGACCTGTTGAGTGAGGATTTTGCCGATCGTGGTAAGCTGACGCAGTTGGTCCGTCAAACGTTGTCAAACTAG
- a CDS encoding excinuclease ABC subunit B (The UvrABC repair system catalyzes the recognition and processing of DNA lesions. The beta-hairpin of the Uvr-B subunit is inserted between the strands, where it probes for the presence of a lesion), which yields MIDRQNDNQFDLVAPYEPAGDQPAAIETLTKNFEAGAKAQVLMGATGTGKTFTMSNVIKNLNKPTLIISHNKTLAGQLYAEFKQFFPNNAVEYFVSYYDYYQPEAYVPSSDTYIEKDSSINDEIDKLRHSATSSLLERNDVIVVASVSCIFGLGDPREYQNHVLSLRPGMEVERNDLLRQLVDIQFERNDIDFQRGRFRVRGDVVEIFPASRDDHALRVEFFGDEIDRIVEVDALTGEVIGERSHVAIFPATHFMTNDEKMEKAIESIKAELAERLAVLKGEGKLLEAQRLEQRTNYDLEMMQEMGYCSGIENYSRHMEDRQAGEPPYTLLDFFPKDSIMMIDESHVTMPQIRGMYNGDRARKQMLIDYGFRLPSALDNRPLTLPEFEEHVNEIMYVSATPGPYEAEQTDIQVDQIIRPTGLLDPNIEVRPIMGQIDDLVGEINDRIEKNERVFITTLTKKMSEDLTDYLKELGIKVRYLHSDVKTLERTEIIRDLRLGKFDVLIGINLLREGIDVPEVSLVAILDADKEGFLRSERSLIQTIGRASRNENGQVLLYADKITDSMRHAIDETKRRRTIQEEYNAAHNITPKTIIKPIRDAISMVQSVEHPEEIKMTNEIDLENMSKAEKLEMVERLSEQMRLAAKKLDFEQAATLRDTILELKSEID from the coding sequence ATGATTGATAGACAGAACGATAACCAATTTGACTTAGTCGCACCATACGAACCTGCTGGCGATCAACCTGCTGCAATTGAAACCTTAACGAAGAATTTTGAAGCGGGTGCTAAAGCCCAGGTCTTGATGGGTGCCACTGGGACTGGGAAAACTTTTACAATGTCCAATGTGATTAAGAATCTCAACAAACCAACGTTGATTATTTCGCATAATAAGACGTTGGCCGGACAATTATATGCCGAATTTAAGCAGTTTTTCCCCAACAACGCGGTTGAATATTTCGTGAGTTATTATGATTATTACCAACCAGAAGCCTATGTACCTTCCAGTGATACGTATATCGAAAAAGATTCGAGTATCAATGACGAAATCGATAAATTACGGCATTCAGCCACGAGTTCGTTATTAGAACGCAACGATGTGATTGTTGTGGCCTCTGTTTCTTGTATCTTTGGGTTAGGGGATCCACGCGAATACCAAAATCACGTCTTGTCATTGCGACCAGGGATGGAAGTTGAACGCAATGATTTATTACGTCAGCTAGTTGATATTCAATTTGAACGCAACGATATTGACTTTCAACGGGGACGCTTTAGAGTGCGCGGTGATGTCGTTGAAATTTTCCCAGCTTCTCGTGATGATCATGCTTTACGCGTTGAATTTTTTGGCGATGAAATTGATCGGATTGTCGAAGTCGATGCGCTAACTGGTGAAGTAATTGGCGAACGGTCACACGTTGCTATTTTCCCCGCAACGCATTTTATGACAAATGACGAAAAAATGGAAAAGGCGATTGAAAGTATTAAAGCTGAACTGGCTGAACGGCTAGCTGTTTTAAAAGGCGAAGGTAAATTATTAGAAGCGCAACGCCTTGAGCAACGGACAAACTATGATCTTGAAATGATGCAAGAGATGGGCTATTGCTCCGGGATTGAAAATTACTCACGCCATATGGAAGATCGCCAAGCCGGCGAACCGCCTTATACGTTGTTAGATTTCTTCCCAAAAGATTCAATCATGATGATTGATGAATCCCATGTTACTATGCCCCAAATTCGGGGGATGTACAATGGCGATCGCGCGCGGAAACAAATGTTAATTGACTATGGTTTCCGGTTACCAAGTGCGTTAGATAACCGCCCCTTAACGTTGCCAGAATTCGAAGAGCACGTGAATGAAATTATGTATGTGTCGGCCACACCTGGTCCTTACGAAGCGGAACAAACCGATATTCAAGTGGATCAGATTATTCGACCAACCGGCCTGTTGGATCCCAATATTGAAGTGCGGCCAATCATGGGTCAGATTGATGATTTAGTCGGTGAAATCAATGATCGCATTGAAAAGAACGAACGGGTCTTCATTACAACTTTAACCAAGAAAATGTCGGAAGATTTAACCGATTATCTCAAGGAACTGGGCATCAAAGTCCGGTACTTGCATAGTGATGTCAAGACGTTGGAACGAACGGAAATTATCCGTGATTTACGACTGGGTAAATTCGATGTCTTAATTGGGATTAACTTATTACGGGAAGGAATTGATGTGCCTGAAGTGTCCTTAGTGGCAATTTTAGATGCGGATAAGGAAGGCTTCTTACGTAGTGAACGGTCCTTAATCCAAACCATTGGCCGGGCATCTCGTAATGAAAATGGACAAGTCTTGTTGTATGCCGATAAGATTACAGACTCAATGCGCCACGCAATTGATGAGACTAAACGTCGACGGACAATTCAAGAAGAATATAATGCCGCCCACAATATCACACCGAAGACGATTATTAAACCAATTCGGGATGCAATTTCAATGGTACAATCGGTTGAACATCCAGAAGAAATTAAGATGACCAATGAGATTGATTTAGAGAACATGTCGAAGGCTGAAAAACTAGAAATGGTTGAACGACTATCCGAACAGATGCGCTTAGCAGCTAAGAAACTTGATTTTGAACAAGCGGCGACATTGCGCGATACCATTCTAGAATTAAAAAGTGAAATAGATTAG